The Streptomyces sp. RKAG293 genome includes a region encoding these proteins:
- a CDS encoding SDR family oxidoreductase — protein MSYDNLAGRTAVVTGAASGMGEATARLLAAHGARVALLARRADRLDELAGKIAAAGGQALAVPVDVTDGASVDAAADRIHQAYGPVDLVVNSAGVMLPNPLDDGRIDEWSRMIDTNVTGVLRIIRAFTADLVAAAAERRPADLVNISSIGAHVTFPNYAVYGATKAALTHLSASLRSELGPRDVRVTNIEPGLTDTELGHHIDNQELSAQLGGMYEAMGTLSSDEIADIIGFVASRPAHVNLRQVIVLPTRQA, from the coding sequence ATGAGCTACGACAACCTCGCCGGCCGTACCGCGGTCGTCACCGGAGCCGCCAGCGGCATGGGTGAGGCCACCGCCCGGCTGCTCGCCGCGCACGGCGCCCGGGTCGCGCTGCTGGCCCGCCGCGCGGACCGGCTGGACGAGCTGGCCGGGAAGATCGCCGCGGCCGGCGGCCAGGCGCTGGCCGTACCGGTCGACGTCACCGACGGAGCGTCCGTGGACGCGGCCGCCGACCGGATCCACCAGGCGTACGGACCGGTCGACCTGGTGGTGAACTCGGCCGGCGTCATGCTGCCGAACCCGCTCGACGACGGCCGGATCGACGAATGGTCCCGCATGATCGACACCAATGTGACGGGCGTGCTGCGGATCATCCGCGCCTTCACCGCCGACCTCGTCGCCGCCGCGGCCGAGCGGCGGCCCGCCGATCTGGTCAACATCTCCTCGATCGGCGCGCATGTGACGTTCCCCAACTACGCCGTCTACGGGGCGACGAAGGCCGCGCTCACCCACCTTTCGGCGTCGCTGCGCTCCGAACTCGGCCCGCGCGATGTCCGCGTCACCAACATCGAGCCGGGGCTGACCGACACCGAGCTCGGCCACCACATCGACAACCAGGAGCTGTCGGCGCAGCTCGGGGGCATGTACGAGGCGATGGGCACCCTGTCGTCGGACGAGATCGCCGACATCATCGGGTTTGTCGCCAGCCGCCCCGCGCACGTTAACCTGCGCCAGGTGATCGTGCTGCCGACCCGGCAGGCATGA
- a CDS encoding LysR family transcriptional regulator — protein sequence MDLDLAQVRAFVVTAQRLHFGQAAAELFLSQQALSKRIARLEDALGVRLFDRTGHGVGLTPAGQRFLGPAQDVVRAGEAAVAAARHSERPLRVTVWGHMFVPLRTIRLVVGEQPDLDIELSLRPGFVTALAGLRADEIDFALGRTHGLDEPWPRTLTRRLVRLDPVKAVLSRDSPLAAASALRPDDLRAGRLWFPAAIEKLEFLRSFVERFDIPGDFGGINLGLEPFLDHLRGRPDLFSLLPTDVEIPSGTGLVEIPVVDPTPLYAWHVIWRASESHPALGPLLDAFARTARAHDWLAYDPARHWLPDTDRGALGAGGATP from the coding sequence GTGGATCTCGATCTCGCGCAGGTCAGGGCCTTCGTCGTCACGGCGCAGCGGCTGCACTTCGGACAGGCGGCCGCCGAGCTGTTCCTCAGCCAGCAGGCGCTGTCCAAGCGCATCGCCCGCCTGGAGGACGCGCTCGGCGTGCGGCTCTTCGACCGCACCGGGCACGGCGTCGGGCTGACCCCCGCCGGTCAGCGGTTCCTCGGGCCCGCCCAGGACGTCGTCCGGGCCGGGGAGGCGGCGGTGGCGGCCGCCCGGCACAGCGAGCGCCCGCTGCGGGTGACCGTGTGGGGCCATATGTTCGTCCCGCTGCGGACGATCCGGCTGGTCGTCGGGGAACAGCCGGACCTGGACATCGAGCTGAGCCTGCGGCCCGGATTCGTGACGGCGCTGGCCGGTCTGCGGGCCGACGAGATCGACTTCGCGCTCGGCCGCACCCACGGCCTGGACGAGCCGTGGCCGCGCACCCTCACCCGCCGGCTGGTGCGGCTCGACCCGGTCAAGGCGGTGCTGAGCCGGGACAGCCCGCTCGCCGCCGCCTCCGCGCTGCGCCCGGACGATCTGCGGGCCGGCCGGCTGTGGTTCCCGGCCGCGATAGAGAAGCTCGAATTCCTCCGGAGCTTCGTGGAACGCTTCGACATCCCGGGCGACTTCGGCGGGATCAACCTCGGTCTCGAACCCTTCCTCGACCATCTGCGCGGCCGCCCCGACCTCTTCTCGCTGCTGCCCACCGATGTGGAGATCCCGTCCGGCACGGGCCTGGTCGAGATCCCCGTGGTGGACCCGACACCGCTCTACGCCTGGCACGTCATCTGGCGCGCGAGCGAGAGCCACCCGGCGCTGGGACCGCTCCTCGACGCCTTCGCCCGCACCGCGCGGGCCCACGACTGGCTCGCCTACGACCCCGCAAGGCACTGGCTCCCCGACACCGACCGGGGAGCCCTCGGAGCCGGTGGCGCTACGCCGTGA